The Apis mellifera strain DH4 linkage group LG8, Amel_HAv3.1, whole genome shotgun sequence genome contains a region encoding:
- the LOC408968 gene encoding cytochrome c-type heme lyase gives MGNVMTSAVSAADVIMPMHQQQISKTQHHEIYKSEEKPPPECPMHKSASEKESPILSSECPINDMTSEDINPLNMMPPANQQPAPDQPFPLPTERQVSSIPKATGEGEFWVYPSQQMFWNAMLRKGWRWKNDDITPKDMDDIIKIHNANNELAWQEVLKWEALHVKECGTPKLRSFGGKAKQYSPRARIRYWMGYELPFDRHDWIIDRCGKDVRYVIDYYDGGAVNEKYTFTLLDVRPAMDSLENIWDRMRVAWLRWKYCNESKESECMAKNEKQQ, from the exons ATGGGTAATGTAATGACCTCTGCTGTTTCGGCAGCTGATGTAATTATGCCAATGCATCAGCAACAAATTTCAAAGACTCAACaccatgaaatttataaatctgaaGAAAAACCTCCACCAGAATGTCCTATGCATAAATCTGCATCAGAAAAAGAATCACCTATACTTTCCAGTGAATGTCCAATTAATGATATGACTTCAGAAGATATTAATCCCCTTAATATg atGCCACCAGCTAATCAACAACCAGCACCAGATCAGCCTTTTCCACTGCCTACAGAGAGACAAGTTTCATCTATACCAAAAGCAACTGGAGAAGGAGAATTTTGGGTATATCCATCGCAACAAATGTTTTGGAATGCAATGTTAAGAAAAGGTTGGAGATGGAAAAATGATGACATTACACCAAAAGATATGGatgacataataaaaattcacaatgcAAATAATGAACTAGCATGGCAGGAAGTACTTAAATGGGAAGCACTTCATGTAAAAGAGTGTGGTACTCCAAAATTACGAAGTTTTGGAGGCAAAGCTAAACAATATTCTCCACGTGCTCGCATTCGATATTGGATGGg atatgaaCTACCATTTGACAGGCATGATTGGATCATAGATAGATGTGGAAAAGATGTACGATAtgttatagattattatgatGGTGGAGcagtaaatgaaaaatatacatttacattACTGGATGTTAGGCCAGCCATGGATTCATTAGAGAATATTTGGGATCGTATGAGAGTAGCATGGTTGCGTTGGAAATATTGCAACGAGTCAAAAGAATCAGAATGTAtggcaaaaaatgaaaagcagcaataa
- the LOC413724 gene encoding traB domain-containing protein codes for MSSHIMSANCSKNKYSIIAKQYCVIDTKDTIDDKNSYIQSSSEKLISSELQIDLQSVNKSKYESDTIQFLIDTKKEKTKEVIGHQLRFSTHNENSNKDINIAASIQPEYDASIDEKLPETVKLLTTPEGGKLYLVGTAHFSIESQNDVATIIQAVQPHIVVVELCKARIGAININEETLYRDATDLSLKNLTEILRHHGAYNGLLHIMLYSILAHIVKQLGMAPGGEFRTAFKEAKKVPNCIIQLADRSIDVTIQRALREVSWWEIIKLTWFVLRLDSRISKQDIERYKRKCVLEQMISTLREEYPAIEKTFVTERDIYLTYHLQMATAAQYTSAGLISPRVVGVVGIGHINGIVENWGKVKASDIWPIIRVPPQSLSTKILKFTIKASLLGATIYVGYKVIPLPSTNVLQSIRSSIEGLLKGSAK; via the exons atgtcCTCGCATATTATGAGTGCAAATTgtagcaaaaataaatatagtataattgcTAAACAATATTGTGTAATTGATACAAAAGATACTATTgacgataaaaattcatacattCAAAGTTCATCTGAAAAGTTAATTAGCAGTGAATTGCAAATAGATTTACAGTcagttaataaatcaaaatatgagTCAGAtactatacaatttttaatagatactaAAAAGGAGAAAACTAAAG AAGTTATTGGTCATCAATTGAGATTTAGTACTCACAatgaaaatagtaataaagacATTAATATTGCTGCATCGATTCAACCAGAATATGATGCAAGTATAGATGAAAAGTTACCAGAAACAGTGAAATTACTTACTACACCAGAAGGTGGAAAACTATATTTAGTAGGCACAGCACATTTTAGTATTGAAAGTCAAAATGATGTTGCAACG ATCATTCAGGCTGTACAGCCTCATATAGTTGTAGTTGAATTATGTAAAGCTAGAATTGGTGCTATAAACATTAATGAGGAAACTTTATATCGTGATGCAACAGATTTAAGTCTTA aaaatttaacTGAAATATTGCGGCATCATGGAGCTTATAATGGATTGTTgcatattatgttatattctatattggCTCATATTGTTAAGCAACTTGGAATGGCACCAGGTGGTGAATTCCGTACAGCATTTAAAGAG gcAAAAAAAGTACCAAATTGCATTATTCAATTAGCAGATCGTTCAATTGATGTAACAATTCAACGTGCATTAAGAGAAGTATCTTGGTGGGAAATTATAAAGCTTACATGGTTTGTGTTACGGTTAGATTCTCGTATCAGTAAGCAAGATATAGAGCGATATAAACGAAAATGTGTACTAGAACAAATGATTTCAACATTAAGAGAAGAATATCCAGCAATAGAAAAAACTTTTGTCACAGAAAGAGACATATATCTTACATACCATCTCCAAATGGCTACTGCAGCACAATATACTTCAGCAGGATTAATATCACCAAGAGTTGTAGGAGTTGTTGGCATAGGACATATCAATGGTATTGTTGAAAATTGGGGAAAAGTGAAAGCCTCTGATATATGGCCTATTATACG agtccCTCCTCAATCTTTATCaactaaaatattgaaatttacaattaaggCTTCCTTATTAGGAGCTACAATTTATGTGGGATATAAAGTTATACCGTTACCTTCTACTAATGTATTGCAATCAATCAGATCATCGATTGAAGGATTATTAAAGGGCAGTGCAAAATAA
- the LOC102653839 gene encoding probable histone-lysine N-methyltransferase set-23 → MEAIACADKYEHTISGVMYVEHNIPGPGINLEEFELEYSLGCSCTIQCSDCSCTRGSPNYINGRILDETLSRPIIECNSHCTCKENCDNRVVQNGPLDSLFVSEIDGKGHGLFTTKYIKKGQFICEYAGEVVSIEEARRRVEMNKNSMNYVLVVSEHIGDRIIVTCIDPKHFGNIGRYSNHSCEPNTNLVPIRVEGPVPRLCLFASRDIEIDEEITFNYAGGITNSIHNFSHTICLCGSTNCQGYLPHNPI, encoded by the coding sequence ATGGAAGCGATTGCATGTGCAGACAAATATGAACATACCATATCTGGTGTCATGTATGTAGAACATAATATACCAGGCCCTGGAATAAATCTGGAAGAATTTGAGTTAGAATATTCACTAGGTTGTTCATGTACAATTCAGTGTTCTGATTGTTCATGTACACGTGGTTctccaaattatattaatggtCGAATATTAGATGAAACATTATCAAGACCAATAATCGAATGTAATTCTCATTGTACTTGCAAAGAAAATTGCGATAATAGAGTGGTACAAAATGGTCCATTAGATAGTCTATTTGTATCAGAAATTGATGGAAAAGGACATGGTTTATTCACAACTAAGTATATTAAGAAAGGTCAATTTATTTGTGAATATGCTGGGGAAGTGGTAAGTATTGAAGAAGCAAGACGTAGAGTcgagatgaataaaaatagtatgaATTATGTTCTTGTCGTTTCTGAGCATATTGGTGATCGAATAATAGTAACATGTATAGATCCCAAACATTTTGGCAATATTGGACGATATTCTAATCATAGTTGTGAACCAAATACGAATCTTGTACCTATTAGAGTTGAAGGACCTGTACCTCGATTATGTTTATTTGCATCTAGGGATATAGAAATTGATGAAGagataacttttaattatgcTGGAGGAATTACTAATTCTATTCATAATTTCAGTCATACAATCTGTCTTTGTGGCTCTACTAATTGTCAAGGCTATTTGCCTCATAatcctatttaa